The DNA region tttaacatttgatcctttattgaaagcagagcgTAGCAATTCAGGAGCGGACTCACTCAGTCCTCACTGTCCTTTAGCCACGTACGTAACTATAACACGAGCAGCGTTCAAACTGCGTCAGGTTGTTTCTTGTAAAACTCACCTTAAATCGCGTACAGATGACTAAACACTATGAAAACATTGGGACACGGCATCGGCGTGGGCAGCTAACATGCCTCCCTCCTGCTacaaacagctgccgtaactaagagcaaccggggcggcattcggaagtcggtcgccagttaacgtggtcgCGACTTAATACGGAACACCACCCAATGAAATCGTGTGAGAATTTATCCTTTGTAGCGTTGAAGGCTGACGTGACTTGTTTCCAGTGCCAAACCTCAGGAGTACAAATCCAGGCTGGAGAAACGGCATGAGGTCAAGAAGGAGGCGCTCGGAGACTCCAAGCAGGCGGAGTTTGTCCGACtcatggagcaggaggtgaagtAGTTTCAGTGACTCCACGTTTAAATCAACCTTCTGGTTCTAAACAACTGTGACGCTGCTGAGAAACATTTAAATGGGATCTTTTCATTATGGTGTTAACTGGGGTATGTAGTTTGTCAGTGTTAAGGAGAAAAGGGTTGGTTTGACGTAATGTGACTTTTTGTCTGCAGTTGGAGAAGAGAGACCAGATGGCCTCCAGTGGTGGCGAGTCTGCAGGTTTCACCAAGAACAAGGTAAAGCGAAGAGCAGTCTGATCTGGTCTGGTTTTATTTCAGGCAGATGTTCATGATTAAACCAAGATGAGCACCAGCAATTTTTTCTATGGGGTGTAAATTGCTACATGTTGCCACATCTCCACAGTCAGTAGAATTTCAGCAGCATTAATGCGCAGCATTAATGTCTTGcaatttctttctctgtctgctggTTTGAGCCCAAACCCGAACTGTGCTGTGTTAATTGACAACTGTCCTATGTTTCCACCAGACTCTAGGCTCAATCCTCAACCTAGAGATGACCAGAGACAAGACGGGGGAAGAGATTgcagaggtgagtgtgtgagatGTGGCAGAACTGTGTTCAGTTTAACCTCAACCACCATTCGCTTCATCTGAGCCTGTTAAAATCTTCCCTCCTCAGCTGTGGATGAAGTATTATTCAACCAAGGACACGATCAGTGCTGTCATCCCGGTGAGTCTTAAGATCGTCTCCCATTGTTGGGTCCATGCTTCTGAACAAACAACGTTTTGCCATCTTATACTCAGCATTGCCAATGATTAGATTAGGTTTTTGAGTGGGTGGTGTGACAGACCGTAATTTTGTTTAATCCAACGGCGCCTCCATGTGGCCGAATAATGAATCGCTTCAGTTTGCCTTGAAATGTTTGTTCACATCATTTGCTCATACTGTTGACACTCTCTTTGACTAAAgtatcttttttttctctgcctttcttttATTGCAGACGCAGACGTATGAGGTGATTCTCCACAGGTCAAAGTCCTGCCCCATGGTAAGATCACTGATTTATGCAAACTTTAACTAAATGTTTGTCTTAATTCGGGCTAAAATGAATATTGGTGAGGTAAAGTTATTCTGTGTCTTTTCACACTCATTGTTTCCTTCTCAGTTCCTGTACGCGTTGCCTCAGAAGGAGGGTTATGAGTTTTTTGTGGGTCAGTGGTCTGGACACGAGCTCCACTTCACCTCCCTCATCAACGTCCAGGTAAACCCAGGTTTTAATTGCCTTATTGTTCGTATGTACATTTTTGGCAAACCTTACTCAGAGCGACTGTCATGTCCAGACGCTGGGTGAGAACGCTCCCAGTCAGCTGATCCTGTACCACTATCCAGACCTGAAGGAGAAGGGTGTGGTCCTCATGACAGCGGAGATGGACGCCAAGTTCATAGTAAGCTCTTTaccttactgtatgttttgctCATCTGCCTTTACAcgtgagctgcagatgttttccCTCATCAACGGCAACCTTCACGCTTGGAACTTGACAAACAGGCAGTTTTATCTGCCAGTGTGCTTATATTTGAGTCTGTCCTTCTTCTCTCCCAGACCGTCCACCAGGCGCAGTGCTTGGCCAATCAGGTGCAGCTGTTCTACGGCACACAGCGGCAAGAGACGTTTCGGCTGGTGGAGAACTTCAACCATCACCCAGAAGACTTCAAACACATGTCTGTGATAGCAGAACTGGAACAGAGTGGCCTGGGGCCAGCAGTGTCCACTGGAGAATCATAAAGAGACCAGACCAGGACTGAAGCTGATTGAGAAACTGTGGGTCTGCATTCAAACTTACAGCGAAAGAGGTGGATCTTCTCTCACTACTTATGTATATAACTTAAAGTATGAACTGCTTCTCGAATTCTGTGTGGGATCTGATCATCTCAGATGTGTGATGAGGTCAGTAACAGGACACTGCATTCTGCTCCATAGCAGGTGGAAGGTGATGGACTTTGTTAGTTCTGCATTTATCACAAAACATTTATGTTCAATAAGTCATGTGAAACCTGATTTTAATATCTGACCAGTTTCCTGCTAGAATGCACAGAATAAAGCTTAACATTCTGTTCTTCTCAGAAAACGTTGACTCCAACGCAGGAAAGTATTGGTTTATGCGTTTGAGAGCATGTGAGTGGAGACGTTTAGTGCGCGTCTAATCTGTTCACTGGATCCACCTGGAGTTTGGTTCCCACCAGTCTATTTACTGAGACTCTAACTTGTAGATCACAGTAATTTACCTTCAAGTTTAAGTAGAGAAAAAATGTGGAAATAGTGTGGAAAAATAAtcccaaaaaacacaaaatccagcgttTGAAGAATAAAACTTCGATATCCAaatatgaataaacaaagcaagcagaGTTCATCACCATGTAGTGAACGAGATGACGCGCAGCCATTAGAAGCTCGCGACTgaacaaagtaacttttaaaCAGCGGCACTTCATGAAGACTCTTCACGTGATGATAAACAAcgtttgttaccgctgctacatccgggacaccagtgtttcattcttacgttctcctctgtcgctgtagtatttacaaaccgcCTGCTGAACTTTGTAcgacttgcaggttaacgtcTTTGTTCGACACTTAACGCTCATATGAAGAAATAAGGGCGcagcctttctgctgctgccgcttggtTGGTTCGTCGGGCTGCGCCGTCAAATGAGCAGGCCGACTAATCGATAAcggcaaatcattatcgatCAATTTCCCTCATCGATTATTTTAGATTCGTCGTCGCAGCCCTAGAAGAAACAAAAACGTGGTTGTAAATTAAGTCAGTCAGCAACAGCCAAGCGTCACATCACTGAAGTTGTCAAGCTTTGTTTGATGAAGTTTGCAGTTTTTCACTCGTTTAAACGTTAAATGAACAGTGCAAATTTTCAATTCCGTTTTCATTCCGTCAAAACCATGGGACAAAGGATTTGACGATTCGAGTACGGAAACCCAGAAAGAACATGTTCTTCAAAAATACCAATGTAATCAAGTTTGTCTTTTGGAATacatttttctaaataaatcagttatttgatttatttttcttgcattccaatgtgtttttctgttatGAAAACTAAAAGAGTTTGTTGGTCCTCTCTGGTTTACCATATTCATGACCTTAAAAagacgacacaacaacaacaacaaccc from Betta splendens chromosome 4, fBetSpl5.4, whole genome shotgun sequence includes:
- the atpaf1 gene encoding ATP synthase mitochondrial F1 complex assembly factor 1 isoform X1, coding for MWDGSDGKMAAALVQMSCLYRGMLAVRATGIRTLIPGLVPVQFRAFSIRKEPDLEENPFFSKYQDKIQKLRSAKPQEYKSRLEKRHEVKKEALGDSKQAEFVRLMEQELEKRDQMASSGGESAGFTKNKTLGSILNLEMTRDKTGEEIAELWMKYYSTKDTISAVIPTQTYEVILHRSKSCPMFLYALPQKEGYEFFVGQWSGHELHFTSLINVQTLGENAPSQLILYHYPDLKEKGVVLMTAEMDAKFITVHQAQCLANQVQLFYGTQRQETFRLVENFNHHPEDFKHMSVIAELEQSGLGPAVSTGES
- the atpaf1 gene encoding ATP synthase mitochondrial F1 complex assembly factor 1 isoform X2, with translation MEQELEKRDQMASSGGESAGFTKNKTLGSILNLEMTRDKTGEEIAELWMKYYSTKDTISAVIPTQTYEVILHRSKSCPMFLYALPQKEGYEFFVGQWSGHELHFTSLINVQTLGENAPSQLILYHYPDLKEKGVVLMTAEMDAKFITVHQAQCLANQVQLFYGTQRQETFRLVENFNHHPEDFKHMSVIAELEQSGLGPAVSTGES